CAGGATTTGAAAGAAAAAGGGATAGTTGTTGATCCCCACAATAATATTGTTTATGCATGTAGACCCGATGGTGAGTGTGAGGTTCATGATGTTGGCGTAGAGCAGCTGGATAACCTTTCCGGGTTGTTTAATAAAATGGGTGAGGATGAATGGGAGCTTATTCAGTTGTTCTTCCATCCATCAGGTGTTGTGAGCTTTTGGAAAAGGCTTTTAAAGAAAGGTGTGAACACGTGAACAATATATAAAAAATCTTTAGGAGGTGATTGGTATGCCTATAACACCATGGAAGTCCTTATGGGAAACAAGATTCCCATCATTGAGAGAAGAGATGGATAAACTATTCGAAGATTTTTTTGGAAAAACAGGGTTTCCGTCAATAAAAGATGATACCTGGATACCACCTGTCGACGTACACGAGACAAAAAAAGGATGTGATAGTTACTATGGATATCCCTGCCATTGACCCGAAAGAAATATTCATATCAATTATTGAAGAAAAACTTTCCGTGAAGGGAGAAAGGAAAAAAGAGGAAGAATTGAAAAACGAGGAGTGCTATAGGTCAGAAAGGGCATGTGGTTCATTCCAGAGGATCATTCAGCTACCTACAGATGTCATTGCTGATAAGGCAAGGGCAACGTATAAAGATGGTGTCCTGAAGATTACTGTACCAAAGTCGCACAAGGTCGTACCAAAAGAAATAAAGGTTGAGATTCAATAGGAGACCCATAATTGACCCCTCTCTTCTGGATGATGTTTGTTTACATTTTCCCCAATTGAGGCTATATTAAGTAGAATCTTTTAAAGAGGGTTACAGTACCACTGGAGGCAAAGATGAAAGAAAAGGTCGAGGAAGCAATTGGCAAGATAAGGCCGTTTTTACAGCGAGATGGCGGGGATATCGAGTTTGTCGAGTATGCAGACGGTGTAGTAAAGGTAAAATTGACAGGTGCCTGCGGAAGTTGTCCCATGAGCATGATGACCTTAAAAATGGGCGTAGAAAAGGCAATAAAACAAGAAATACCCGAAGTAAAAGAAGTAGTAGCCATATAATTATTGACAAAAAATCCTGTTTTGCATAAGATGGATTTTAAAAAGGAGGTGGGAATATGACCTGTGGGGTAAAGGGTTGTGGAATCACAAAGGCAGCACCAAAGAAAGCTACAAAGAAGACTGTAAAAACGAAGACAAAAAAGGCCAAAAAGTAGTTATACGGGATAGGTAGTCCCCTATATTTTTATGTACCTGCCGGATTATATATCATAAAGATAATGATCCTTTTGTTTTTTAAAAACAAATCGTGAAAGGACAAATAGCCAAAGCCATGATGGAACTTGACCGTGCAGTAAGATTACTCAGGGAATTTATAAGACTGGACACCTCAA
The DNA window shown above is from Pseudomonadota bacterium and carries:
- a CDS encoding Hsp20/alpha crystallin family protein; translation: MDIPAIDPKEIFISIIEEKLSVKGERKKEEELKNEECYRSERACGSFQRIIQLPTDVIADKARATYKDGVLKITVPKSHKVVPKEIKVEIQ
- a CDS encoding NifU family protein, which encodes MKEKVEEAIGKIRPFLQRDGGDIEFVEYADGVVKVKLTGACGSCPMSMMTLKMGVEKAIKQEIPEVKEVVAI